In one Ralstonia pickettii genomic region, the following are encoded:
- a CDS encoding NADH-ubiquinone oxidoreductase-F iron-sulfur binding region domain-containing protein yields the protein MKPVLRDVLRRRLHRHERGGDAEQADGSDVVSTLAATLPTNRGAIETVTMPRQRHPAPIGFYHLEHTAISECACAGLACFAARADRPDRWQTAATQTPVLYCLGKCYDAPSDGAHDVRPHVGEHACQTVLLGNVLRGGVRDLPTYRRGGAALEKARQMAPQALLNMMEASRLRGRGGAAFPAGIKWQAVAGACAETKYVVVNADEGDPGAFSDRFLLEDDPFRLIEATAIAAHAVGARRGYIYIRKEYPDAVRVMSHALEQARVAGWLGPTLELELVVGQGAYICGEETSLLNALEGRRPEVRPRPPQISERGLFGAPTLVHNVETLCAIPWIVTHGAAAYAALGFSNSRGTKLLSLNSLFCRPGLYEVEFGISLADVVEQLGQGLRRGKLNGLMVGGPLAGIVPPTLLDTRLGYEEMQAIDCAVGHGGVIAFADDTSIPRIVAQVLRFGARESCGKCTPCHLGTPILAAMADAAANRLPVDADRFRRLIDALAATSLCGHGRGLAEFVQSVRRHYPSELQAWCD from the coding sequence ATGAAGCCAGTCTTACGAGACGTCCTGCGCAGGCGCCTGCATCGGCATGAGCGGGGTGGGGATGCAGAACAGGCTGACGGCAGCGACGTCGTGTCTACCCTAGCGGCGACGTTGCCCACGAACCGAGGCGCCATCGAGACCGTGACGATGCCCAGGCAACGGCATCCAGCTCCAATCGGCTTTTATCACCTTGAGCACACGGCGATCAGCGAGTGCGCTTGCGCGGGGTTGGCGTGTTTTGCCGCCCGCGCCGATAGACCGGACCGCTGGCAGACCGCGGCCACGCAGACCCCGGTGCTCTACTGCCTTGGCAAATGCTATGACGCACCCAGTGACGGCGCGCACGATGTTCGACCGCACGTGGGCGAGCATGCGTGCCAAACCGTGTTGTTAGGCAACGTGCTGCGCGGTGGCGTGCGCGATCTGCCGACCTATCGCCGCGGCGGGGCAGCGCTTGAGAAAGCTCGGCAGATGGCGCCACAAGCGTTGCTGAACATGATGGAGGCGTCCCGATTGCGAGGGCGAGGCGGCGCCGCATTCCCCGCAGGCATCAAATGGCAAGCCGTTGCCGGCGCATGCGCCGAAACCAAGTATGTGGTCGTGAATGCCGACGAAGGTGACCCGGGCGCGTTCTCTGACCGGTTCCTGCTGGAGGACGATCCGTTTCGCCTCATTGAGGCCACTGCGATTGCCGCACACGCAGTAGGCGCGCGACGCGGTTACATCTACATCCGCAAGGAGTACCCGGATGCGGTGCGGGTCATGTCGCATGCACTGGAACAGGCGCGTGTGGCTGGCTGGCTCGGGCCGACACTCGAACTCGAGCTGGTGGTGGGGCAGGGCGCCTACATCTGTGGAGAAGAGACGTCCCTGCTGAACGCGCTGGAAGGCCGCCGTCCGGAAGTGCGGCCAAGGCCTCCGCAGATCAGCGAGCGCGGACTGTTTGGCGCCCCCACGCTGGTACACAACGTCGAGACCTTGTGCGCGATCCCCTGGATCGTGACCCATGGCGCCGCTGCGTATGCCGCCCTCGGCTTCTCCAACAGCCGAGGCACCAAGTTGTTGTCTTTGAATTCTCTGTTTTGTCGCCCTGGGCTTTATGAAGTCGAGTTCGGCATCAGTCTGGCGGATGTCGTCGAGCAGCTCGGGCAAGGGTTGCGTCGTGGCAAGCTGAATGGCTTGATGGTCGGTGGCCCGTTGGCCGGCATCGTTCCACCGACATTGCTCGACACCCGGCTCGGCTACGAAGAGATGCAGGCCATCGATTGCGCCGTGGGGCATGGCGGCGTCATCGCGTTTGCCGACGACACGTCCATCCCACGCATCGTTGCCCAGGTCTTGCGTTTCGGCGCTCGCGAGTCCTGCGGCAAGTGCACGCCCTGTCATCTTGGTACGCCCATTCTTGCGGCGATGGCGGATGCGGCGGCCAACCGTCTGCCAGTTGATGCGGACCGTTTTCGCCGGTTGATTGATGCATTGGCGGCGACCAGCCTTTGCGGGCATGGCCGGGGGCTGGCCGAGTTTGTCCAGTCTGTGCGCCGCCACTATCCGTCGGAGCTGCAAGCATGGTGCGACTGA
- a CDS encoding phosphate transport regulator, which yields MQKAEAVVAIGKRSLLLPAWIKAALAANDRLKLFLSVVQAAAAHAAHPDLQMLDLAPEIGVAQSDAAWLRDMPATAIQVDSALRLPNLQRFAKRAAEELGVMARPVLEAHDNAFRERVQNWLAWLGKIDAGELTNAQLRALTSGVTAGGEDSLHQLIMDLHRQLAELERSLATEEIDGAHVWQVLPEDRARIAAFMRGLNRTAPLKFDHTGLGTAVTRDGDKLLLQNDIGATDVHVLVVQVQAMTITVNYADLHRQRFEFFRSMLEPLDVHWEGLQSKLDPALNEGQPFIFGTARLECGDEASLDDALEGIGSRIVFLIDWNRARKRLLSFVGKDAAVGILQEAARIDAGHMAWLKCGGEALIHGAMQAVGAGVFRIGDRLDTVLGAADACRFLIDVLRLASQAMLNDQPVAQLADQTRLLLMRSVRLYGSEFELLEEHAAYCHALAQSVSDALEHDVMNTSCMQPNSGAGASATQRLAARAKSWEREADELVTLAREKAQRQPRWGRFARVIESSDDIADALEEAAFLMSLIADGHQIGWNDVIRDTLCRLARTVQVATQEHIKALAIARDLAGCSDMSDSDAFVAATWNVLRAERQCDELLRQARHLILASMKDAASLMLANDLAQALELTSDRLLAASYMLRDAVFSQAEQV from the coding sequence ATGCAAAAAGCCGAAGCCGTCGTTGCAATTGGTAAGCGCAGCTTGCTGCTGCCAGCATGGATCAAGGCCGCCCTCGCCGCCAATGATCGTCTCAAACTCTTCCTGAGCGTTGTGCAAGCCGCTGCTGCACACGCAGCGCACCCCGATCTGCAGATGCTAGATCTGGCACCAGAGATCGGTGTGGCCCAGAGCGATGCCGCCTGGCTGCGTGACATGCCCGCAACAGCAATCCAGGTGGACAGCGCGTTACGCCTGCCAAATCTGCAGCGTTTCGCCAAGCGGGCGGCGGAAGAACTTGGCGTGATGGCCCGTCCGGTGCTGGAAGCACATGACAACGCATTTCGCGAGCGCGTGCAGAACTGGCTTGCCTGGCTGGGCAAGATCGATGCAGGCGAGTTGACCAACGCACAACTACGCGCGTTGACCAGCGGTGTGACTGCCGGCGGCGAAGACAGCTTGCACCAGCTGATCATGGATCTGCACAGGCAGCTGGCAGAACTAGAGCGCTCCCTCGCAACCGAGGAGATCGACGGTGCCCACGTATGGCAGGTGCTTCCCGAAGATCGCGCCCGCATCGCGGCGTTCATGCGCGGGCTGAATCGGACCGCGCCGCTCAAGTTCGACCATACAGGTCTGGGGACTGCTGTGACGCGGGACGGGGACAAGCTCTTACTGCAAAACGACATTGGCGCGACCGATGTACACGTGCTGGTGGTTCAGGTGCAAGCAATGACCATCACGGTGAACTACGCAGACCTGCATCGCCAACGGTTCGAGTTCTTTCGATCGATGCTCGAACCATTGGACGTGCATTGGGAGGGGCTCCAATCGAAACTCGATCCCGCGCTGAACGAGGGACAGCCTTTCATCTTCGGCACTGCCCGCCTCGAATGTGGTGACGAAGCGTCGCTCGACGACGCGCTGGAAGGTATCGGCTCCCGCATCGTGTTTCTGATCGACTGGAACCGCGCGCGCAAGCGCCTGCTGTCGTTTGTCGGAAAGGACGCCGCCGTGGGCATCCTGCAAGAGGCTGCACGTATCGACGCCGGCCACATGGCCTGGCTCAAATGTGGTGGCGAAGCGCTCATCCACGGCGCCATGCAAGCCGTCGGCGCGGGCGTCTTCCGCATCGGGGACCGTCTTGACACCGTGCTTGGTGCCGCCGACGCATGCCGTTTCCTGATCGATGTGTTGCGCCTGGCAAGTCAGGCCATGCTTAATGACCAACCTGTCGCGCAGTTGGCAGACCAGACACGCCTGTTGCTGATGCGTTCCGTGCGTCTGTACGGCAGCGAATTCGAACTGCTCGAAGAGCATGCCGCGTATTGCCACGCATTGGCCCAGTCCGTCAGCGACGCACTCGAACACGACGTCATGAATACGTCATGCATGCAACCAAATTCGGGGGCCGGTGCCAGTGCAACGCAGAGGCTAGCGGCTCGCGCCAAGTCGTGGGAGCGGGAAGCCGACGAGCTCGTGACACTCGCTCGGGAGAAGGCGCAGCGGCAGCCGCGTTGGGGGCGCTTTGCCCGCGTGATCGAATCTTCCGACGACATTGCCGATGCACTGGAAGAAGCCGCCTTTCTGATGAGCCTGATTGCCGACGGCCATCAGATCGGCTGGAACGACGTCATCCGCGACACGCTTTGCCGCCTGGCACGCACGGTCCAGGTCGCCACGCAGGAGCACATCAAGGCGCTGGCGATTGCGCGCGACCTCGCTGGCTGCAGCGACATGTCCGACAGTGATGCCTTTGTTGCGGCCACGTGGAATGTGCTGCGCGCGGAGCGCCAATGCGATGAGCTTCTGAGACAGGCCCGGCATTTGATACTCGCCAGCATGAAGGATGCCGCCTCGTTGATGTTGGCCAACGATCTCGCGCAGGCTCTGGAACTGACATCCGACCGGCTGCTTGCCGCCAGCTATATGCTGCGTGACGCTGTGTTCAGCCAAGCCGAGCAGGTATGA
- a CDS encoding PEP/pyruvate-binding domain-containing protein, whose translation MNMPSSLTYAEWPADVYLIGCGRKPPGLVHADASLENIGCKAFGLLGMSQLGLPVPPAFVLGTGYSRSDAMRQLATERKVWAPGLQQIELASDRRFGDTRAPLLLAVRSGAAVSMPGMLETLLNIGLCDATLSGLLRQTGNPRLVWDTYRRLVASYGEVVEGIAPQVFEAEYSMVAGAADEVEQLDFAQLRELTRRSLRAYAQAAGRPFPQDPEAQLAGAIQAVLASWDTQKARAYRHQYQIDENIGTAATVQGMVFGNGGGNSGAGVGFTRNPATGEPAIWVDFLFNAQGEDVVSGRRRVQGHTELARTMPRLWETLCEFGSRIERAFGDMQDFEFTVQDARLYLLQTRSGKRTPEAAVRIALDLLDEGIIEAATAQERTAGIDPAVLVRHRVAFGDGNSPEPLAHAASACSGVAAGEIALDETAARARQAAGASVILVRSDAQTSDLTAIQVASGLLTQRGARTSHAAVVARQLGKVCLIGCEALRVHESARAISLGETTLQEGDSLTLDGNDGSIYAGEFSVVAEPLTDLQARLARLRTGGTRAQSHD comes from the coding sequence ATGAATATGCCTTCGAGCCTGACATACGCCGAGTGGCCCGCTGATGTCTACCTGATCGGCTGCGGCCGCAAGCCGCCTGGGCTCGTACATGCTGACGCATCGCTGGAGAACATTGGGTGCAAGGCGTTCGGCCTGTTAGGGATGTCGCAGTTGGGGTTACCGGTTCCACCCGCGTTTGTGCTCGGCACGGGCTACAGCCGGAGCGACGCCATGCGGCAGCTTGCAACCGAACGCAAGGTATGGGCCCCGGGGTTGCAGCAAATCGAACTCGCCTCTGACAGGCGCTTTGGCGATACGCGTGCTCCGCTGTTGCTTGCGGTGCGCTCGGGAGCCGCTGTTTCCATGCCCGGGATGCTCGAAACCCTGCTCAATATCGGGCTATGCGATGCCACGCTGTCTGGCCTGCTCCGGCAGACTGGCAACCCCCGGCTGGTGTGGGACACCTATCGGCGCCTGGTGGCAAGCTATGGCGAAGTTGTCGAAGGAATCGCACCGCAAGTCTTCGAGGCTGAATACAGCATGGTGGCCGGAGCAGCGGATGAAGTCGAACAGCTCGACTTCGCACAATTGCGCGAACTGACCCGGCGCTCGTTGCGGGCCTATGCACAGGCCGCCGGCCGACCGTTCCCGCAAGACCCGGAGGCCCAGCTCGCAGGCGCCATCCAGGCGGTACTGGCCAGTTGGGACACGCAGAAGGCGCGCGCCTACCGGCACCAATATCAGATTGACGAGAACATCGGTACTGCCGCCACCGTCCAGGGCATGGTGTTCGGAAATGGCGGTGGGAACTCTGGTGCTGGCGTTGGATTCACGCGCAACCCTGCCACCGGCGAACCGGCCATCTGGGTGGACTTTCTCTTCAACGCACAGGGCGAAGACGTCGTGTCGGGCCGGCGACGCGTGCAAGGGCACACAGAACTGGCGCGGACCATGCCCCGCCTATGGGAAACACTGTGTGAGTTTGGGTCACGCATCGAGCGAGCCTTCGGCGACATGCAGGATTTTGAATTTACTGTGCAGGACGCACGCCTCTATCTGTTGCAGACGCGCAGCGGGAAACGTACCCCAGAAGCCGCCGTACGCATCGCGCTCGACCTTCTCGACGAAGGCATCATCGAGGCGGCAACCGCCCAGGAACGCACGGCGGGTATCGATCCGGCCGTGCTGGTACGTCACCGCGTTGCCTTTGGCGACGGCAACTCACCAGAGCCGTTGGCACATGCCGCGAGCGCATGTAGCGGAGTCGCAGCCGGCGAAATCGCCCTGGATGAGACCGCCGCGCGGGCACGGCAGGCGGCCGGAGCATCCGTCATCCTGGTGCGCAGCGATGCGCAGACGAGCGATCTGACGGCAATACAGGTAGCCTCCGGCCTGCTCACACAGCGTGGAGCGCGGACATCCCACGCGGCGGTGGTCGCGCGCCAACTCGGCAAGGTGTGCCTGATCGGCTGCGAAGCGCTGCGCGTGCACGAGTCCGCCCGCGCAATCTCATTGGGCGAAACCACCCTGCAGGAGGGCGATTCCTTGACCTTGGATGGCAACGACGGTTCCATCTATGCGGGCGAGTTCAGTGTGGTCGCGGAGCCATTGACCGATCTGCAGGCAAGACTCGCGCGACTACGCACGGGTGGCACGCGCGCTCAGTCGCACGACTAG
- a CDS encoding HPF/RaiA family ribosome-associated protein, which produces MDTRRVEIQFRHLPPSDAIKEAVRRFFNKLNGLPCSIERCSVRLASERAEPLCGGPYFVHVEVEMQGQELAIDQASDVDVYVALLNALRDMHEMVRAAGLKRRCAA; this is translated from the coding sequence ATGGACACTCGACGAGTCGAGATTCAGTTCCGTCACCTGCCCCCCTCAGATGCAATCAAAGAAGCCGTGAGGCGATTTTTCAACAAGCTCAATGGTCTGCCATGCAGCATCGAAAGGTGCAGCGTGAGGCTGGCTTCCGAGAGAGCCGAGCCGCTTTGTGGCGGCCCATATTTCGTTCACGTCGAGGTGGAGATGCAAGGGCAGGAGCTTGCAATAGACCAGGCATCTGATGTGGACGTGTATGTCGCGCTTCTCAATGCCCTTCGAGACATGCATGAGATGGTCAGAGCGGCGGGATTGAAACGCCGATGTGCTGCATGA
- a CDS encoding ATP-binding protein, producing the protein MGGNCEVSVADNGIGYPSIRDAAKQQGLGLIGIRERAWLLGGAAHMESKPSGGVSVKVTVPLSAPTRISHTAYATTSMDTSSGW; encoded by the coding sequence GTGGGCGGCAACTGTGAGGTATCCGTAGCGGACAACGGAATAGGCTACCCGTCGATCCGGGATGCGGCTAAGCAGCAAGGTCTCGGGCTGATAGGTATTCGAGAGCGCGCGTGGTTGTTGGGCGGCGCAGCACACATGGAATCGAAGCCGAGCGGTGGTGTCAGCGTGAAGGTGACCGTTCCGCTGAGTGCACCCACTCGCATATCTCACACAGCCTATGCAACGACATCGATGGATACGTCCTCTGGGTGGTGA
- a CDS encoding ABC transporter substrate-binding protein translates to MKPGSISRIVKATCLLVVGVSFALLPRCTAAETRALAELNVFNWNNSLSQDTIEQFQAKCHCKVNLSYYGSMEEALAKLAGGARGFDVIGPSNYGIPALVRLGALQPLNKAAIPNAANIEPAYLDTPQDPHNVFSLPYDFTITLIGYNEARIRELGLDPTSWSLVFDPKVLSKIRGKVTVLDDPREVIAAALRYKGYSANSTSAAQLSEAIEAIRQAMPYWAAFNSQSYIRELTVGNIWVALGYSNDIFQAKTDALNAKRPFSIKEALQKEGNGMTGDSFVISRTAPHPELAHRFINFMLQPKIAAQLTNTLGSGNPNRAAHAYIRAELLSDPAINPGPEERKRLEQLTDLDSQTRRAWNRAWTELKMGQ, encoded by the coding sequence ATGAAGCCCGGGTCGATCAGCAGAATCGTCAAGGCGACTTGCTTGCTGGTCGTTGGTGTCTCGTTCGCGTTGTTGCCCCGTTGCACTGCGGCCGAAACGAGAGCGCTGGCCGAACTGAACGTATTCAACTGGAACAACTCGCTCTCGCAGGACACGATTGAACAGTTTCAGGCGAAATGCCATTGCAAGGTCAACCTCTCGTATTACGGCTCGATGGAAGAGGCGCTTGCCAAGCTGGCGGGCGGCGCTCGCGGCTTCGACGTTATCGGGCCGAGCAACTATGGCATCCCCGCGCTTGTGCGGCTGGGTGCACTGCAGCCCCTGAACAAGGCCGCCATTCCCAACGCCGCCAATATTGAACCTGCCTATCTGGATACACCACAGGATCCGCACAACGTCTTCTCTCTGCCCTATGACTTCACCATCACGCTGATCGGGTACAACGAGGCGCGAATACGCGAGTTGGGACTGGACCCGACGTCTTGGTCTCTTGTATTCGATCCGAAGGTGCTGTCCAAGATTCGAGGCAAGGTCACCGTGCTGGACGATCCCCGCGAGGTGATTGCAGCGGCGCTGCGCTACAAGGGCTATTCGGCTAACTCAACGAGCGCAGCGCAGTTGAGCGAGGCGATTGAAGCCATTCGGCAAGCCATGCCGTACTGGGCAGCATTCAATAGTCAAAGCTATATCCGTGAGTTGACGGTCGGAAACATCTGGGTGGCGCTTGGATATTCCAACGATATCTTCCAGGCCAAAACGGATGCACTGAACGCAAAACGGCCGTTCTCCATCAAGGAAGCGCTACAGAAGGAAGGTAACGGCATGACTGGGGACAGCTTTGTCATATCCAGAACTGCCCCGCATCCTGAATTAGCGCACCGATTCATCAATTTCATGCTGCAGCCCAAGATTGCAGCACAGCTGACGAACACGCTAGGCTCAGGTAATCCCAACCGCGCGGCACATGCCTATATCCGCGCAGAACTGCTGAGCGATCCTGCCATCAATCCTGGCCCCGAAGAACGTAAACGGCTCGAGCAACTGACCGATCTGGACAGCCAGACACGGCGCGCCTGGAATCGTGCATGGACCGAGCTCAAGATGGGGCAGTAA
- a CDS encoding ABC transporter permease — protein sequence MAYSFNDSRLNAEWTGFTLRWYGVLARDLAMQRAAWNSLMIAVEAAVCASVLGTLAAFAMYRYRPRALTALVIAPVAIPEVLMGVSLLLFFVSINLELGLLTVVLSHITFCVGFVAVVVRSRLEGLDDSLIDAARDLGATPLQAIWYVVLPLILPRVAAGALLAFTLSMDDFVVTFFTSGPRQPTLPIQIYSMIRIAVTPEVNAVSSILMLITLAASLAAFRMSRDVWRVHV from the coding sequence GTGGCGTACTCGTTCAATGATTCGCGCCTGAACGCCGAGTGGACCGGCTTCACATTGCGCTGGTATGGCGTGCTGGCCAGAGACCTAGCCATGCAGCGAGCAGCATGGAATTCGTTGATGATCGCGGTGGAAGCTGCTGTCTGCGCCAGCGTATTGGGCACGCTGGCAGCCTTCGCGATGTACCGATACCGGCCCCGCGCGTTGACCGCCCTGGTGATCGCACCTGTTGCGATCCCGGAAGTCTTGATGGGTGTTTCGCTGCTGCTGTTCTTTGTATCGATCAACCTGGAACTCGGCCTGCTTACCGTGGTGCTGTCGCACATCACCTTCTGCGTCGGCTTTGTCGCCGTGGTGGTGCGTTCCCGCCTGGAAGGGTTGGACGACAGTTTGATCGATGCTGCCCGCGATCTGGGAGCGACCCCACTCCAGGCAATCTGGTATGTGGTGCTGCCACTGATCCTGCCCAGAGTGGCAGCCGGCGCGCTACTCGCGTTCACGTTATCCATGGATGATTTCGTGGTGACGTTCTTCACTTCAGGGCCTCGCCAACCGACGCTACCGATCCAGATCTACTCGATGATCCGCATTGCGGTCACGCCGGAGGTCAACGCTGTTTCATCCATCCTGATGCTGATTACGCTGGCAGCCTCGCTGGCTGCTTTTCGGATGTCGCGAGACGTCTGGCGGGTACATGTATGA
- a CDS encoding ABC transporter permease: protein MYLLALVAIPTAIMLLAAFRLPGESGGLVPLFSTENGSLAFSDTVHTGRWRDLFTLDNVSILFSNRLYALLFLKSAGYAVLTTLICLTAAYPLAWVIASSGQRWRNILLLLVILPFWSNFLVRVYAWMIILSPRGYVMRGLNGVLVLLGTQPIDVLFTPAAVVIVLVYVHLPFMVLPLYANLEKHDPLLIDAARDLGANVWQRFWQVTWPLSLPGVWAGAALVFIPCFGIFAVPELVGGTRAILIGNLIKQQFLDNRDWPLGSALSLALVGAVLGIMGLASVAARPRHGAWVRGHRAASKRVRAAELEAAPSMMNREAS from the coding sequence ATGTACCTGCTCGCATTGGTTGCCATACCAACAGCCATCATGTTGCTGGCGGCGTTCAGACTACCGGGGGAGAGTGGTGGGCTCGTTCCTCTTTTTTCCACAGAGAACGGGAGTCTTGCTTTCAGCGATACGGTACACACCGGCCGTTGGCGAGACCTGTTCACGTTGGACAATGTCTCGATCCTGTTCAGCAACCGTCTGTATGCCTTGTTGTTCCTGAAGTCGGCGGGATACGCAGTACTGACGACGCTGATTTGCCTGACCGCCGCGTACCCTTTGGCATGGGTTATTGCCAGCAGCGGGCAACGCTGGCGCAACATTTTGCTGCTTCTGGTGATCTTGCCGTTCTGGTCCAATTTTCTGGTGCGCGTTTATGCCTGGATGATCATTCTGAGCCCGCGCGGCTATGTCATGCGCGGGCTCAATGGTGTTCTGGTCTTGCTGGGTACGCAACCGATTGACGTGCTCTTTACGCCTGCCGCAGTGGTCATCGTGCTGGTCTATGTGCACTTGCCATTTATGGTTCTGCCGCTCTATGCCAACCTGGAGAAGCACGATCCACTCCTGATCGATGCCGCTCGTGATCTGGGTGCGAACGTTTGGCAGCGGTTCTGGCAGGTGACGTGGCCATTGTCGCTGCCCGGCGTGTGGGCTGGAGCGGCACTCGTATTCATTCCGTGCTTCGGCATCTTTGCTGTGCCCGAACTGGTGGGGGGGACGCGCGCCATCTTGATCGGCAATCTGATCAAGCAGCAGTTTCTGGATAACCGGGACTGGCCGCTGGGTTCCGCGCTATCTCTTGCGCTGGTCGGTGCCGTACTGGGCATCATGGGGCTCGCATCGGTGGCAGCGCGGCCACGACATGGTGCATGGGTTCGCGGTCATCGTGCAGCGAGCAAACGTGTACGCGCAGCGGAATTGGAGGCGGCCCCATCGATGATGAACAGGGAGGCATCATGA
- a CDS encoding ABC transporter ATP-binding protein → MSLLELRHLTKRFGPNVVVDDVSFSVDAGEFFTLVGPSGCGKSTLLRQIGGFLEPDLGEILFEGRNLAGIPPEARPIHTVFQSYALFPHMTVAGNISFALRMRRLPRRKIAQRVEALIEDVRLQGHENHFPHELSGGQRQRVAIARALAADPRLLLLDEPLSALDAALQAQMQHELIALQQQVKVAFVYVTHDQVHALALSQRIAVMQAGRVVQIDKPEIIYRQPMTRFVAGFIGACNLLDGTVERAADGCLQVRVDGLGALRVNSAEPLVLGSRGTVAIRPEQIRLQRGQIKAADDQSSSWPGVIRDRLYQGDVTLYTVELASGPRLQTMVANAATAEAGQFQQGDPVGLTWPETAGVFLCH, encoded by the coding sequence ATGAGCCTGCTCGAGCTTCGCCACTTGACCAAACGTTTCGGCCCGAATGTTGTCGTCGACGATGTCAGCTTCTCGGTGGATGCGGGTGAGTTCTTTACGCTGGTGGGGCCGTCAGGATGCGGGAAGTCCACCCTGTTGCGGCAGATCGGTGGCTTTCTGGAGCCCGACCTGGGTGAGATCCTGTTCGAGGGGCGCAACCTCGCGGGCATCCCGCCGGAGGCGCGACCGATTCACACTGTCTTCCAGAGCTACGCGCTGTTTCCACATATGACGGTCGCCGGCAACATCTCCTTTGCGTTGCGGATGCGAAGACTGCCGCGAAGAAAGATTGCGCAGCGTGTGGAAGCCTTGATCGAGGACGTACGCTTGCAAGGCCATGAGAACCACTTCCCGCATGAACTCTCAGGCGGCCAGCGGCAGCGCGTAGCCATTGCTCGGGCCTTGGCTGCTGATCCGCGCCTGCTGTTGTTGGATGAGCCGCTCTCGGCGTTGGATGCTGCGCTGCAAGCCCAGATGCAACACGAGTTGATTGCGTTGCAGCAGCAAGTCAAGGTGGCGTTCGTGTATGTGACGCACGATCAGGTTCACGCATTGGCGCTGTCCCAGAGAATTGCCGTTATGCAAGCGGGCCGCGTTGTTCAGATCGATAAGCCCGAGATTATCTACCGTCAACCCATGACGCGCTTTGTGGCAGGCTTCATCGGCGCATGCAACCTGCTGGATGGAACGGTCGAGCGCGCGGCGGACGGTTGTCTGCAAGTCCGGGTCGATGGCCTCGGTGCATTGCGCGTCAATTCTGCTGAACCCTTGGTGCTAGGCAGCCGAGGCACTGTCGCGATCCGTCCCGAGCAGATTCGGCTTCAGCGGGGACAAATCAAGGCTGCGGATGATCAATCATCCAGCTGGCCGGGCGTCATCCGCGACCGGCTCTACCAAGGCGACGTGACGCTGTACACGGTTGAACTTGCCAGCGGCCCACGCTTGCAAACCATGGTGGCGAACGCCGCCACCGCCGAGGCGGGGCAGTTTCAGCAGGGCGATCCAGTAGGGCTGACGTGGCCAGAAACGGCCGGTGTATTCCTATGTCACTGA